One segment of Solanum lycopersicum chromosome 1, SLM_r2.1 DNA contains the following:
- the LOC101258597 gene encoding probable polygalacturonase isoform X1, which translates to MMVKTDWLLVVLLGLVLLILEGAEGRKERILGGSPYELAYSAINCRKHSASIKDFGGIGDGTTLNTEAFQKAVNQLSKYASDGGAQLVIPAGHWLTGSFNLTSHFTLFLHKDAVLLASQEINQWPLIDPLPSYGHGRDAPGGRYISLIFGTNLTDVIITGENGTIDGQGALWWQQFHLNKLKYTRPYLIELMHSNKIQISNLTLLNSPSWNIHPVYSSNIIINGITILAPVTSPNTDGIDPDSCTNIRLEDNYIVSGDDCVAVKSGWDEYGIKYGRPTSHLIIKRLTCISPYSAAIALGSEMSGGIQDVRIQDITAIQTESGIRIKTGVGRGGYVKDIYVKGMKLHTMKWVFWMTGNYGSHADTHWDPKALPEIKGINYRDVVAENVSMAGQLDGISGDPFTGICISNVTIGLAKKSKKNPWACTNIGGISSSVQPPPCKLLADQGPKKSGMCDFPTESLPIDSIEMQRCSYRLNM; encoded by the exons atg ATGGTGAAGACAGATTGGCTATTAGTAGTCCTTCTAGGACTGGTGTTATTAATTCTAGAAGGAGCTgaaggaagaaaagaaagaattctTGGAGGTTCTCCCTATGAGTTAGCATACTCAGCAATAAACTGCAGAAAGCACAGTGCATCCATCAAAGATTTTGGAGGAATTGGAGATGGAACAACACTCAACACAGAGGCATTTCAAAAGGCAGTAAATCAACTGAGCAAATATGCATCAGATGGTGGAGCTCAACTAGTTATCCCTGCTGGTCACTGGCTCACTGGTAGTTTCAATCTTACTAGCCATTTCACTCTTTTTCTACACAAGGATGCTGTTCTTCTTGCTTCTCAG GAGATAAACCAGTGGCCTCTGATAGACCCACTACCATCCTATGGTCATGGGAGGGATGCACCAGGAGGCAGGTACATCAGTCTCATTTTTGGTACTAATCTCACAGATGTCATCATCACAG GTGAGAATGGGACAATTGATGGACAGGGTGCTCTCTGGTGGCAACAATTTCACTTGAACAAACTAAAATACACAAGACCTTACTTGATAGAACTCATGCATTCTAATAAAATTCAGATATCAAATCTAACCCTTCTCAACTCTCCTTCTTGGAATATCCATCCTGTTTATAGCAG CAATATCATTATCAACGGCATCACTATTTTAGCACCTGTTACATCCCCAAACACTGATGGGATCGACCCAG ATTCTTGCACAAATATAAGACTAGAGGACAACTACATTGTATCTGGAGATGATTGTGTAGCAGTTAAAAGTGGCTGGGATGAGTATGGTATAAAATATGGAAGGCCAACAAGTCATTTGATCATCAAACGTCTAACTTGCATTTCACCTTACAGTGCAGCTATAGCATTAGGAAGTGAAATGTCAGGTGGAATTCAAGATGTGAGAATTCAAGACATTACAGCCATCCAGACAGAATCAGGGATAAGGATCAAAACTGGCGTTGGGCGAGGGGGCTACGTCAAAGATATATATGTCAAGGGGATGAAACTGCACACCATGAAATGGGTATTTTGGATGACAGGCAATTATGGTTCACATGCTGACACTCACTGGGATCCTAAAGCCTTACCAGAGATAAAAGGAATCAATTACCGCGATGTGGTGGCTGAGAACGTGTCAATGGCTGGCCAGCTAGATGGGATATCCGGGGATCCTTTCACTGGAATCTGCATATCCAATGTAACAATTGGTTTAGCAAAAAAGTCCAAGAAAAATCCATGGGCTTGCACTAATATTGGAGGAATTAGCAGTAGTGTGCAACCTCCACCTTGTAAGTTGCTAGCTGATCAGGGCCCAAAGAAAAGTGGTATGTGTGATTTTCCTACAGAAAGTTTACCCATAGATAGCATAGAGATGCAAAGATGTTCTTATAGATTGAATATGTGA
- the LOC101258597 gene encoding probable polygalacturonase isoform X2: MVKTDWLLVVLLGLVLLILEGAEGRKERILGGSPYELAYSAINCRKHSASIKDFGGIGDGTTLNTEAFQKAVNQLSKYASDGGAQLVIPAGHWLTGSFNLTSHFTLFLHKDAVLLASQEINQWPLIDPLPSYGHGRDAPGGRYISLIFGTNLTDVIITGENGTIDGQGALWWQQFHLNKLKYTRPYLIELMHSNKIQISNLTLLNSPSWNIHPVYSSNIIINGITILAPVTSPNTDGIDPDSCTNIRLEDNYIVSGDDCVAVKSGWDEYGIKYGRPTSHLIIKRLTCISPYSAAIALGSEMSGGIQDVRIQDITAIQTESGIRIKTGVGRGGYVKDIYVKGMKLHTMKWVFWMTGNYGSHADTHWDPKALPEIKGINYRDVVAENVSMAGQLDGISGDPFTGICISNVTIGLAKKSKKNPWACTNIGGISSSVQPPPCKLLADQGPKKSGMCDFPTESLPIDSIEMQRCSYRLNM, from the exons ATGGTGAAGACAGATTGGCTATTAGTAGTCCTTCTAGGACTGGTGTTATTAATTCTAGAAGGAGCTgaaggaagaaaagaaagaattctTGGAGGTTCTCCCTATGAGTTAGCATACTCAGCAATAAACTGCAGAAAGCACAGTGCATCCATCAAAGATTTTGGAGGAATTGGAGATGGAACAACACTCAACACAGAGGCATTTCAAAAGGCAGTAAATCAACTGAGCAAATATGCATCAGATGGTGGAGCTCAACTAGTTATCCCTGCTGGTCACTGGCTCACTGGTAGTTTCAATCTTACTAGCCATTTCACTCTTTTTCTACACAAGGATGCTGTTCTTCTTGCTTCTCAG GAGATAAACCAGTGGCCTCTGATAGACCCACTACCATCCTATGGTCATGGGAGGGATGCACCAGGAGGCAGGTACATCAGTCTCATTTTTGGTACTAATCTCACAGATGTCATCATCACAG GTGAGAATGGGACAATTGATGGACAGGGTGCTCTCTGGTGGCAACAATTTCACTTGAACAAACTAAAATACACAAGACCTTACTTGATAGAACTCATGCATTCTAATAAAATTCAGATATCAAATCTAACCCTTCTCAACTCTCCTTCTTGGAATATCCATCCTGTTTATAGCAG CAATATCATTATCAACGGCATCACTATTTTAGCACCTGTTACATCCCCAAACACTGATGGGATCGACCCAG ATTCTTGCACAAATATAAGACTAGAGGACAACTACATTGTATCTGGAGATGATTGTGTAGCAGTTAAAAGTGGCTGGGATGAGTATGGTATAAAATATGGAAGGCCAACAAGTCATTTGATCATCAAACGTCTAACTTGCATTTCACCTTACAGTGCAGCTATAGCATTAGGAAGTGAAATGTCAGGTGGAATTCAAGATGTGAGAATTCAAGACATTACAGCCATCCAGACAGAATCAGGGATAAGGATCAAAACTGGCGTTGGGCGAGGGGGCTACGTCAAAGATATATATGTCAAGGGGATGAAACTGCACACCATGAAATGGGTATTTTGGATGACAGGCAATTATGGTTCACATGCTGACACTCACTGGGATCCTAAAGCCTTACCAGAGATAAAAGGAATCAATTACCGCGATGTGGTGGCTGAGAACGTGTCAATGGCTGGCCAGCTAGATGGGATATCCGGGGATCCTTTCACTGGAATCTGCATATCCAATGTAACAATTGGTTTAGCAAAAAAGTCCAAGAAAAATCCATGGGCTTGCACTAATATTGGAGGAATTAGCAGTAGTGTGCAACCTCCACCTTGTAAGTTGCTAGCTGATCAGGGCCCAAAGAAAAGTGGTATGTGTGATTTTCCTACAGAAAGTTTACCCATAGATAGCATAGAGATGCAAAGATGTTCTTATAGATTGAATATGTGA
- the LOC101264770 gene encoding uncharacterized protein, whose translation MKNRQQDHVVTFIWAEKNNVRSNFRRILTIFIFFFGLLYVLLYSLICFNPSFKFTQRPLDTFMRFNQENIIQKKLNTIPPEKTQLHHIVFGIGSSSATWNNRKEYVKLWWNPNKMRGFVWLDKNMNYDNVTTTSLPKIMISSDTSKFSYTNKNGDRSGIRISRVLSETVRADSGNVRWYVMGDDDTFFVPENLVRVLRKYDHKQYYYIGSVSETHWQNHEFSYNMAYGGGGFAISYPLAKAIEKMQDKCIQRYPYLYGSDDRMQACMAELGVPLTKEVGFHQFDLYGNVMGLLSAHPVAPLISLHHLDKIEPIFPHVTRVKALKRLKKPITLDSAGLMQQSICYDRPRKWTISVSWGYLVQINRGILPAREIEKPIATFNDWYQTKDENSLTFNTRPYHGKGCQRPYFYLLSNAYASTNDTTTSVYEHDGAPGGKCKWRMADPSKIRHVEVYKKPDPNLWDKSPRRNCCRVLPTNKNDTLLIDVGECRNGEPI comes from the exons atgaaaaatagacAACAAGATCATGTGGTCACATTTATTTGGgcagaaaaaaataatgtgaggaGCAATTTTAGAAGAATTTTGACCatcttcatctttttctttgGTTTACTATATGTTTTATTATACTCCTTAATTTGTTTTAACCCTTCATTCAAGTTTACTCAAAGACCTTTAGATACTTTTATGAGATTTAACCAAGAAAATATAAtccaaaaaaaacttaatacaATTCCCCCAGAAAAAACTCAGCTTCACCATATTGTTTTTGGCATTGGATCATCAAGTGCCACGTGGAATAATCGAAAGGAGTACGTAAAATTATGGTGGAATCCAAATAAAATGCGAGGATTTGTATGGTTAgataagaatatgaattatgataatgTTACTACTACTTctcttccaaaaatcatgattTCAAGTGACACGTCAAAATTCAGTTACACGAATAAAAATGGAGATAGGTCAGGAATTCGTATATCCCGAGTTTTGTCAGAGACAGTAAGGGCAGATTCGGGAAACGTGAGGTGGTACGTGATGGGGGATGACGATACGTTTTTCGTGCCCGAAAATTTGGTTAGGGTATTGAGAAAATATGATCATAAGCAATATTATTATATCGGGAGTGTATCGGAGACACATTGGCAAAATCATGAGTTTTCTTACAATATGGCTTATGGAGGTGGAGGTTTTGCTATAAGTTATCCATTGGCAAAAGCAATTgaaaaaatgcaagataaatgtaTACAAAGATATCCATATTTGTATGGATCAGATGATAGAATGCAAGCTTGTATGGCTGAACTTGGAGTTCCTCTTACTAAAGAAGTCGGATTTCATCAG TTTGATCTATATGGTAATGTAATGGGCCTCCTTTCAGCCCATCCAGTTGCCCCATTGATTTCTCTTCATCATCTTGATAAAATTGAGCCCATTTTCCCCCACGTAACCCGAGTTAAAGCCTTGAAACGTCTCAAGAAGCCCATTACACTGGACTCAGCTGGGCTTATGCAACAGTCCATATGTTATGATAGGCCCAGAAAATGGACCATTTCTGTGTCATGGGGCTATTTGGTCCAGATAAATAGAGGCATTTTACCGGCCCGTGAAATAGAAAAGCCCATTGCAACTTTCAATGATTGGTATCAAACTAAGGATGAGAATTCCCTCACATTCAACACAAGACCATATCATGGGAAAGGTTGTCAAAGACCATATTTCTACTTGTTGTCTAATGCATACGCGTCGACTAATGACACAACGACAAGTGTATACGAGCATGATGGGGCACCCGGAGGGAAATGCAAGTGGCGTATGGCTGATCCATCCAAGATACGACACGTGGAAGTGTACAAGAAGCCTGATCCAAATCTATGGGATAAG TCTCCAAGAAGAAATTGTTGCAGAGTTTTGCCAACAAACAAGAATGATACTCTTTTAATAGATGTAGGTGAATGCAGAAATGGTGAACCCATTTGA